A stretch of the Bradyrhizobium sp. CCBAU 53351 genome encodes the following:
- the atpD gene encoding F0F1 ATP synthase subunit beta, whose amino-acid sequence MAAQVGRVTQVIGAVVDVQFEGHLPAILNSLETKNGGNRLVLEVAQHLGESTVRTIAMDTTEGLVRGQEVTDTGAPIRVPVGEGTLGRIINVIGEPIDEAGPVKTEGLRAIHQEAPTYTDQSTEAEILVTGIKVVDLLAPYAKGGKIGLFGGAGVGKTVLIQELINNVAKAHGGYSVFAGVGERTREGNDLYHEFIESKVNADPKNPDPSVKSKCALVFGQMNEPPGARARVALTGLTIAEDFRDKGQDVLFFVDNIFRFTQAGSEVSALLGRIPSAVGYQPTLATDMGALQERITTTQKGSITSVQAIYVPADDLTDPAPATSFAHLDATTTLSRSIAEKGIYPAVDPLDSTSRMLSPLVVGEEHYAVARQVQQVLQRYKALQDIIAILGMDELSEEDKLTVARARKVERFMSQPFHVAEIFTGSPGKFVDLADTIKGFKGLVEGKYDHLPEAAFYMVGTIEEAVEKGKKLAAEAA is encoded by the coding sequence ATGGCAGCCCAGGTCGGTCGCGTCACCCAGGTCATCGGCGCCGTCGTCGACGTGCAGTTCGAAGGCCACCTCCCGGCCATTCTCAATTCGCTCGAGACCAAGAACGGCGGCAACCGCCTGGTGCTCGAAGTCGCCCAGCATCTCGGCGAGTCCACGGTCCGCACCATCGCGATGGACACCACCGAAGGTCTGGTCCGCGGCCAGGAAGTGACCGACACCGGCGCTCCGATCCGCGTTCCCGTCGGTGAAGGCACGCTCGGCCGCATCATCAACGTCATCGGCGAGCCGATCGACGAAGCCGGCCCCGTCAAGACCGAAGGCCTGCGCGCCATCCACCAGGAAGCACCGACCTACACCGACCAGTCGACGGAAGCTGAAATTCTCGTCACCGGCATCAAGGTCGTCGATCTTCTTGCCCCGTATGCGAAGGGCGGCAAGATCGGCCTGTTCGGCGGCGCCGGCGTCGGCAAGACCGTGCTGATTCAGGAGCTGATCAACAACGTCGCGAAGGCGCACGGCGGTTACTCCGTGTTCGCCGGCGTCGGCGAGCGCACCCGCGAGGGCAACGACCTCTATCACGAGTTCATCGAATCCAAGGTCAACGCCGATCCGAAGAATCCGGATCCGAGCGTGAAGTCGAAGTGCGCGCTGGTGTTCGGCCAGATGAACGAGCCCCCGGGCGCCCGCGCCCGCGTCGCGCTCACCGGTCTGACCATCGCGGAAGACTTCCGCGACAAGGGCCAGGACGTGCTGTTCTTCGTCGACAACATCTTCCGCTTCACCCAGGCCGGCTCTGAAGTGTCGGCGCTGCTCGGCCGTATTCCTTCGGCGGTGGGTTATCAGCCGACGCTCGCGACCGACATGGGCGCGCTGCAGGAGCGCATCACCACCACCCAGAAGGGCTCGATCACCTCGGTGCAGGCCATCTACGTTCCGGCCGACGACTTGACCGACCCGGCGCCCGCGACCTCGTTCGCGCATCTTGACGCGACCACCACGCTGTCGCGCTCGATCGCCGAAAAGGGCATCTACCCGGCGGTGGACCCGCTCGACTCGACCTCGCGCATGCTTTCCCCGCTCGTCGTCGGCGAGGAGCACTACGCGGTCGCCCGTCAGGTCCAGCAGGTGCTGCAGCGTTACAAGGCCCTGCAGGACATCATCGCCATTCTCGGCATGGACGAGCTTTCGGAAGAGGACAAGCTGACCGTGGCCCGCGCCCGCAAGGTCGAGCGCTTCATGTCGCAGCCGTTCCACGTCGCCGAAATCTTCACGGGCTCGCCGGGCAAGTTCGTCGACCTCGCCGACACCATCAAGGGCTTCAAGGGCCTGGTGGAAGGCAAGTACGACCACCTGCCGGAAGCCGCCTTCTACATGGTCGGCACCATCGAAGAAGCCGTCGAGAAGGGCAAGAAGCTGGCGGCGGAAGCCGCCTAA
- a CDS encoding F0F1 ATP synthase subunit epsilon, whose protein sequence is MATFHFDLVSPEKLAFSGEVDQVDIPGVEGDFGVLAGHAPVVAAIRPGILTITTGGKHEKIIVLGGLAEVSEKGLTVLADVATSLAELDRAQFAETISEMEENLKEHEGGELDHAIERLDHYKSIQHQLNATAMH, encoded by the coding sequence ATGGCCACCTTCCATTTCGATCTCGTCTCTCCGGAAAAGCTCGCCTTCTCGGGCGAGGTCGATCAGGTCGACATTCCCGGCGTCGAGGGTGATTTCGGCGTGCTGGCAGGGCATGCGCCGGTCGTGGCGGCGATCCGCCCCGGCATTCTCACCATCACCACCGGCGGCAAGCACGAGAAGATCATCGTGCTCGGCGGCCTCGCCGAAGTCTCCGAAAAGGGCCTGACCGTGCTCGCCGACGTTGCGACGTCGCTCGCCGAGCTCGACCGTGCGCAGTTCGCCGAGACCATCTCGGAGATGGAAGAGAACCTGAAGGAGCATGAAGGCGGCGAGCTCGATCACGCCATCGAGCGGCTCGACCATTACAAGAGCATTCAGCATCAGCTCAACGCGACGGCTATGCACTAA